GACGCAGCAGTCGCTCCGCGAGGGATCCGTGGCCGCCCTCGGCGAATGGGACTGGGCCGCGGTGGACGCGCTTCTGGCGCGTCCGTTGTGATGATGGCCACTTTTGAAAGGGTGTGACGAAGCGATGACGGAGCCCCGTTCGCCTGAATTGATCATGGGGTCCGATATGGAACCCGTGCTGATCAGCTTCCACGCTCCCATCCACGATCTGGACGTGGTGGCGCAGCATGTGGTCCGGGACGGCGTGCCGGCCCGGCTCCGGGAATGGCAGAAGCAGACCGGCGCCCGTGAGCTGGTCTATCTGGCCACCTGCCAGCGGGTGCTGTGGCTGGTCTGGGGCGGGAATCCCGCGGCCCTGGATCCGGGGCCCGGGGTGCGGCGCTACGAGGGTGAGCAGGCATGGGTCCACCTGCTGGCGATGTCGGCTGGGCTGGAGTCCGCCAACCTCGGCGACCGTGAAATCCCCGGCCAGATGAAGGATTCCCTTGAGCAGGCGCGCCAGGTGGGCGTGGCCGGTGAAGAGGCTCACGCCGTGTTCGAGGATGTGATCCGCGAAGGTCAGCGCCTCCGGTCCCGCCTGGGCCTGGCGGACGGCAATGTCAGCGTCGCCACTGTGGCTCTGAAGCATCTCTGCGAGGGCCTCCCCGCAGGGGCCTCCATCGCCTTGGTCGGCGTGGGCCCCATGACGCAGTACCTCGCCCAGCGCCTGCCGGAGCGGGGATTCAAGGTCGTCGTGGCCAACCGGACTCGGAGCAAAGCCCATGAACTGGCGGAGCCCCTGGGCCTGCCCGTTGTGGAGCTGGCCCAGCTCCAGCGGGATCCCCTGGGCTTCGACGCCATCGTCAGCGCCACGGCCGCCCCTGAACCGATCTTCACCCTGGATGCCTGGCAGACCCTCAAGCGCCCGATCCTGCGCATCCTCGACCTGGCCCTGCC
The window above is part of the Geothrix sp. genome. Proteins encoded here:
- a CDS encoding NAD(P)-binding domain-containing protein, with product MEPVLISFHAPIHDLDVVAQHVVRDGVPARLREWQKQTGARELVYLATCQRVLWLVWGGNPAALDPGPGVRRYEGEQAWVHLLAMSAGLESANLGDREIPGQMKDSLEQARQVGVAGEEAHAVFEDVIREGQRLRSRLGLADGNVSVATVALKHLCEGLPAGASIALVGVGPMTQYLAQRLPERGFKVVVANRTRSKAHELAEPLGLPVVELAQLQRDPLGFDAIVSATAAPEPIFTLDAWQTLKRPILRILDLALPPDSEPGLEQLPWVHRVDLSAFLAQTTTARAQRAEAALKAESFLVGAAGRLRHRAHGRAHKRHLASAQERLDSAWGALEAEVKALEDSMQGLDEAQREALKEILSRGRTLAFRALIQTQPKPTADGEAVKP